The Paenibacillus tianjinensis genome has a window encoding:
- a CDS encoding LysR substrate-binding domain-containing protein, with product MPTSSNIKAGFYYGNIAHPSIKSIKLHSFRMIVVYPNSWDVPEDGLSLEYFAEKPWIWTTQNCPFYKQSIDYFLQQDIVPERIMYVDDESLIGNLVQQEIGCSLLAEPIAMRFAEDNRLKLWKGIDLHVDLHFGYAKDKQSEPVLLEIGSIVDRIWKETLSEG from the coding sequence ATGCCTACCAGTTCCAATATAAAAGCAGGTTTTTACTATGGTAATATCGCACATCCCTCCATTAAGTCTATCAAACTGCACTCCTTCAGGATGATTGTAGTATATCCCAATAGTTGGGATGTGCCGGAAGATGGGTTGTCTCTTGAATATTTTGCGGAGAAACCGTGGATCTGGACAACACAAAACTGCCCCTTCTATAAACAGTCCATCGACTATTTCCTGCAGCAGGATATCGTTCCAGAGCGAATTATGTATGTAGATGATGAATCGTTGATTGGAAATTTGGTTCAACAGGAAATCGGTTGTTCATTACTGGCGGAACCAATAGCCATGCGGTTTGCAGAAGACAATAGGCTGAAATTATGGAAGGGCATTGATCTCCATGTAGATCTGCATTTTGGTTATGCAAAGGATAAACAAAGTGAACCAGTCCTGCTTGAAATAGGCTCAATAGTGGACAGAATCTGGAAAGAGACCTTAAGTGAGGGCTAG
- a CDS encoding ROK family protein has translation MITHTTPSIKKQVYDRISYLGTVSKADLLHHFALASSSMTRLLEEMTSQGLIIASGLGSSTGGRKPVLFQTRPRYRYLLGLEISRIYSKLGLYDLHLNTLSVIRWEMDAQMTPERLTDYVENAAADFLAKEGISADQVLGIGIGAVGPLDRRKGVILEPELFPSPHWKNVPICDMLTARLGIPAKLDNGANTALIGEHWALRNDNIEHALYVHAGINIRSAMMSGGKLIRGAVDTEGAVGQMIIQTGGPRLRGIGNYGALEAFVSVPSLVDRVRAQLKSGRSSLLSPFSPDHVNFATLVDALSQGDLLVKEQFAETARYLGIGLANLINTFHPEYVILGGPLVSADPLVFNIALETAKSNIYHYPEYSPVFSHGMLTDEAVATGAAIMVLHEWEGNE, from the coding sequence ATGATTACTCATACCACTCCTTCGATAAAAAAACAGGTATACGACCGGATTTCCTATCTCGGGACCGTTTCCAAAGCCGATCTGCTGCATCATTTTGCATTAGCCAGCAGCAGCATGACACGCTTGCTTGAAGAAATGACTTCACAAGGTCTGATTATCGCCTCCGGACTAGGAAGCTCTACCGGCGGAAGAAAGCCCGTGTTGTTCCAGACCCGTCCGAGATACCGCTACCTGCTGGGACTTGAAATATCACGCATTTATTCTAAACTCGGCCTCTATGATCTGCATCTTAATACATTATCTGTGATCCGCTGGGAAATGGATGCGCAGATGACACCTGAGCGTTTGACTGATTATGTTGAAAATGCTGCCGCTGACTTTCTTGCGAAGGAAGGGATCTCTGCGGATCAAGTCCTCGGCATAGGGATTGGTGCGGTCGGTCCTCTGGACCGCAGGAAAGGGGTCATTCTTGAACCGGAGCTATTCCCCTCTCCTCACTGGAAGAACGTTCCGATCTGCGACATGCTTACGGCAAGGCTGGGCATTCCGGCCAAACTGGATAATGGCGCAAATACCGCATTAATCGGTGAACATTGGGCGCTCCGAAATGATAATATTGAGCATGCCCTTTATGTACATGCAGGGATCAATATCCGCTCAGCTATGATGTCCGGCGGTAAGCTCATCCGGGGAGCGGTGGATACGGAAGGGGCGGTCGGCCAGATGATCATCCAGACCGGCGGGCCAAGACTCCGGGGGATAGGGAACTATGGAGCGCTGGAAGCTTTTGTATCAGTGCCATCCCTGGTTGACCGTGTTCGTGCCCAGCTTAAGTCCGGGCGCAGCAGCCTGCTGTCTCCCTTTTCGCCTGACCATGTTAATTTTGCAACACTGGTTGACGCCCTTTCACAGGGAGATCTTCTCGTTAAAGAGCAATTTGCTGAAACGGCCCGCTATCTGGGAATTGGGCTGGCCAATTTGATCAATACCTTCCATCCTGAATACGTAATTCTGGGCGGCCCGCTTGTGAGCGCTGATCCCCTGGTCTTCAATATTGCACTGGAGACTGCAAAATCAAATATCTACCATTACCCGGAATACAGTCCGGTATTCTCGCATGGAATGCTTACGGATGAGGCCGTAGCTACTGGCGCAGCCATCATGGTGCTGCATGAATGGGAAGGGAATGAATAG
- a CDS encoding LysE family translocator, whose translation MTVLLAMCLFSLSMSISPGPVNMTILAAGVNYGFKRSFPLVSGATIGFTFLLSAVGLGISNLVAQAPVFYEILRYAGTGYMSYIGYKIMVSRPEIEYKEEQLPRYRHGFFMQWLNPKAWIACLSGVTSFGLNSSLSLLVIFVSIYFFICYLSLAAWALLGSKLQFLTKVKNGMRTFNIIMGGSLIIVAVYLLFSHL comes from the coding sequence ATGACAGTTTTGCTTGCAATGTGCTTATTCTCATTATCCATGTCCATTTCCCCAGGCCCGGTGAACATGACGATTCTTGCAGCTGGAGTTAATTATGGCTTCAAGCGCTCGTTTCCTTTAGTATCTGGAGCAACCATTGGATTTACGTTTTTACTGTCTGCTGTTGGTTTAGGGATATCCAATTTAGTAGCACAAGCTCCTGTCTTTTACGAAATTCTAAGGTATGCTGGGACAGGATATATGAGTTATATAGGCTATAAAATTATGGTATCCCGTCCGGAAATTGAATACAAGGAGGAACAGCTGCCGCGTTATCGTCATGGTTTTTTTATGCAATGGCTTAATCCCAAGGCTTGGATTGCTTGTCTTTCCGGTGTAACTTCGTTTGGTTTAAATTCATCGCTTTCATTGCTTGTTATTTTTGTAAGTATTTATTTCTTCATATGTTATCTGTCACTTGCTGCCTGGGCCCTGCTGGGATCCAAGTTGCAATTCCTCACGAAGGTGAAAAACGGCATGAGGACTTTTAACATTATAATGGGGGGCTCATTAATTATTGTAGCAGTTTATCTACTGTTTTCACATTTGTGA
- a CDS encoding LysR family transcriptional regulator, whose amino-acid sequence MELYQLKTFIKIAQTGNLTEAAAQLNTSQPAVSAHLKSLEKEVGFALFHRSSKGMTITEKGSQLIVEAQNILSSIDKFQLKVNELKENQVDHIRIGVNTEGHILRIAKLIKYISECLPVPI is encoded by the coding sequence TTGGAGCTATATCAATTGAAAACTTTTATTAAAATAGCCCAAACAGGCAACTTAACCGAGGCTGCAGCACAGCTAAATACGAGTCAGCCGGCAGTGAGTGCCCACCTCAAATCCTTAGAGAAGGAAGTAGGGTTCGCTCTCTTTCACAGATCGTCCAAGGGAATGACAATTACTGAAAAAGGCTCACAGCTGATTGTAGAAGCGCAAAATATACTCTCTTCCATCGATAAATTTCAACTTAAGGTGAATGAGTTAAAGGAAAATCAAGTCGATCACATTCGAATCGGGGTGAATACAGAGGGTCATATCCTTCGTATAGCGAAATTGATCAAGTACATTTCAGAATGCCTACCAGTTCCAATATAA
- a CDS encoding amino acid ABC transporter substrate-binding protein: MKRRRLWVLLAAAAISVVAGCSNSGGNDGKLVIGIDDKFAPMGFRDDNNEIVGFDIDYAKAAAEKMGKEVTFQPIDWSAKESELNSGRIDMIWNGYTITDERKEKVLFTKPYLENSQVVVVLADSELAKLDDLAGKEIGLQSLSSAADALEASPLKAKIAGVSEFPDNVLALTDLKSKRLDGVVIDEVVAKYYMSKETDTYKLLDESLAPEQYGIGIKKGNEALLTELQKALDELSSDGTAAEISTKWFGENKVLN, encoded by the coding sequence ATGAAGAGACGTAGATTATGGGTACTATTGGCAGCGGCGGCAATTTCAGTGGTCGCAGGCTGCTCCAATTCAGGAGGTAATGACGGCAAGCTGGTGATCGGTATAGATGATAAGTTTGCTCCAATGGGCTTCCGGGATGACAACAACGAAATTGTCGGTTTCGATATCGATTATGCGAAAGCAGCGGCGGAGAAGATGGGTAAAGAGGTAACCTTCCAGCCGATTGACTGGTCAGCCAAGGAATCCGAACTGAACAGTGGACGTATTGATATGATCTGGAACGGATATACGATCACTGACGAGCGCAAGGAAAAGGTATTATTCACCAAGCCTTATCTGGAGAACAGCCAGGTAGTAGTCGTGCTTGCGGATTCAGAGCTTGCGAAGCTGGATGATCTGGCCGGGAAAGAAATCGGACTGCAAAGTCTTTCGTCGGCTGCAGATGCGCTGGAAGCCAGCCCGCTAAAAGCAAAGATTGCCGGTGTGTCCGAATTCCCGGACAATGTTCTTGCACTGACGGATCTGAAATCCAAACGTCTGGATGGCGTGGTGATTGACGAAGTGGTGGCCAAATATTATATGTCAAAAGAAACAGATACTTACAAGCTGCTGGATGAATCTCTTGCCCCTGAGCAATACGGCATCGGCATTAAAAAAGGCAATGAGGCTTTGCTGACTGAGCTGCAGAAAGCACTTGATGAACTAAGCAGTGACGGAACGGCGGCTGAAATTTCTACAAAGTGGTTTGGCGAGAATAAAGTACTGAACTAG
- a CDS encoding cellulase family glycosylhydrolase: protein MNDKLSNSRVKGFLRAEDRSIVNEESEEIILSGWGLGNWLLPEGYMWTTDGNSRFDRPQRIEAVIRELTGSKYSEQFWNAFRNNYITREDIRIMAEQGYNSIRIPFNWRILMENEPGIAWKEEGFQLIDRCLDWCEEFKLYAFLDLHGAPGGQTGQNIDDSIDDVPRLFIDEDSWNKGIALWKQLADRYKDRWIVGGYDLLNEPIKTPGPGKDFEYLVPKLVRFYEEAIAAIRTVDKKHMLSIEGHHWATDTSIFFKKYDDNMVVHFHRYACYPEISSFYEFLEVSERLNAPLWLGETGENLNEWYTALYPLAAELNIGYNLWPWKKMDTKNSPYSVNLPEGWDQIMEYTRGGIHPGYEQACRIFDQYLENMKIGNCRYNAEVTNAVFRIPGCSVRATDFDELPGKGVAYSGLRTEGNHYNYRSRTGMRIVEDSKLEGLQKRFFFDILWDRFVLELQGGEFAVYTINDTTEDSSLSFVYSADQPVSVTVLQDERVLVTLDLLSSGTKQTIAPVSLSSASTSKIKIRVDSGCMLLEKIIFH from the coding sequence GTGAATGACAAATTAAGCAATTCGAGAGTCAAAGGTTTTCTGAGAGCAGAGGACAGATCAATTGTGAACGAAGAAAGCGAAGAAATTATTCTATCCGGCTGGGGGCTCGGCAACTGGCTGCTTCCGGAAGGGTACATGTGGACGACAGACGGGAACAGCAGATTTGACAGACCCCAGAGAATCGAGGCTGTTATCCGTGAATTAACCGGTTCGAAATATTCCGAGCAATTTTGGAACGCATTCAGAAATAACTATATCACCAGAGAAGATATCAGGATAATGGCTGAGCAGGGATATAACTCGATCCGGATTCCGTTCAACTGGCGTATTTTAATGGAGAATGAGCCGGGAATCGCGTGGAAGGAAGAAGGCTTTCAGCTGATTGACCGCTGCTTGGACTGGTGCGAGGAATTTAAGCTCTATGCCTTTTTGGATTTGCATGGTGCGCCGGGCGGGCAGACGGGTCAGAACATCGACGACTCTATCGATGATGTGCCGAGGCTGTTTATAGATGAAGACAGCTGGAATAAGGGGATCGCCCTTTGGAAGCAGCTTGCAGACCGGTACAAGGACCGCTGGATTGTCGGCGGATACGACCTGCTTAACGAACCGATCAAAACACCTGGACCAGGGAAAGACTTTGAATATTTAGTCCCTAAGCTTGTGCGGTTTTATGAAGAAGCCATTGCAGCGATCCGGACCGTGGATAAGAAGCATATGCTATCGATTGAAGGCCATCACTGGGCAACAGACACCAGCATTTTCTTCAAAAAATATGATGACAACATGGTTGTGCATTTTCACAGATATGCCTGCTACCCGGAGATCAGCTCTTTTTATGAATTCCTGGAAGTATCCGAAAGGCTGAATGCACCTCTGTGGTTAGGGGAAACAGGTGAGAATCTCAATGAATGGTACACAGCGCTCTATCCGCTCGCCGCGGAATTGAATATTGGGTATAATCTTTGGCCGTGGAAAAAAATGGACACCAAGAATTCGCCATACTCGGTTAACCTGCCTGAGGGTTGGGACCAAATCATGGAGTATACCAGAGGGGGAATCCACCCGGGTTACGAACAGGCCTGCCGCATCTTCGATCAATATCTGGAGAACATGAAGATCGGAAACTGCAGGTATAATGCTGAAGTTACAAATGCGGTGTTTCGAATTCCGGGATGTTCCGTCCGGGCGACAGACTTCGATGAGCTTCCGGGGAAAGGGGTGGCCTATAGCGGCTTGCGTACGGAAGGAAATCATTATAATTACCGTTCCCGGACAGGGATGCGTATTGTGGAGGACAGCAAATTGGAAGGTCTTCAGAAACGGTTCTTCTTCGACATTTTGTGGGACCGGTTTGTCCTTGAGCTGCAAGGCGGGGAATTCGCTGTATATACGATAAACGATACAACAGAGGACAGCAGTCTCTCATTTGTATATAGTGCTGATCAGCCCGTCTCAGTAACGGTGCTCCAGGATGAACGGGTGTTGGTTACGCTGGATCTGCTTTCTAGTGGAACCAAACAAACCATAGCTCCGGTTTCTTTATCCAGCGCTAGTACATCGAAGATCAAAATTAGGGTCGATTCTGGCTGTATGTTACTAGAAAAAATAATTTTTCATTAA
- a CDS encoding YdeI/OmpD-associated family protein produces MTNDTKNPKVEFFFSKADKWSEEFAKLRMIMLDCQLTEELKWGVPCYTFQNGNILLIHGFKEYCAVLFVKGALLRDVHGILTQQTKNVQGSRQIRFTSVTEITELEPMLKDYIYEAIEVETAGLKVEFKTTESDIPEELQSRFAELPGFQAAFEALTPGRQRAYILYFTAPKQSKTRAARVEKYTPHILDGKGLND; encoded by the coding sequence ATGACAAATGATACCAAGAATCCTAAAGTTGAGTTTTTTTTCAGTAAAGCCGATAAGTGGAGTGAAGAATTTGCGAAGCTGAGAATGATTATGCTTGACTGTCAGCTGACCGAAGAACTGAAGTGGGGTGTACCTTGCTACACCTTTCAGAATGGAAACATTCTGTTAATTCATGGATTTAAGGAATATTGTGCGGTTCTATTTGTAAAAGGGGCTTTGCTGCGTGATGTCCACGGGATTCTAACTCAGCAAACTAAGAATGTACAGGGATCACGTCAGATCCGGTTCACGAGTGTTACAGAAATAACGGAGCTGGAGCCCATGTTGAAAGACTATATTTACGAGGCGATAGAAGTAGAAACCGCCGGGCTGAAAGTGGAGTTTAAGACTACAGAATCCGATATCCCTGAAGAACTTCAGTCCAGGTTTGCTGAACTCCCTGGCTTTCAGGCTGCTTTTGAAGCATTAACACCCGGCCGGCAACGGGCATATATTCTTTATTTCACAGCTCCTAAACAATCCAAAACGCGGGCAGCAAGGGTCGAAAAATATACACCGCATATTCTGGATGGAAAAGGATTAAATGATTAA